In Lycium barbarum isolate Lr01 chromosome 9, ASM1917538v2, whole genome shotgun sequence, the DNA window GGAGCATCCAACTCTTTCGATGAGAATCCCGGTTCAGAAGCTCCATCTACACTTCCATTGTCTTCCTCTGATTTCATTGCTTCCTTAACTGTTGATTCATTGTTTGTCTCAAGACGCTCCAGTGGACTCGgattagcattttcatctttcgTTTCCGAAACCATACCAGTATTCTTTTCATTTGGAGGGACTCCAGGGGTAACCTCAGAATATTCTTGGCAGTTTGACCCTCGAGCAGAGACACTACCATCAACAGGTAGACGGTCAGAGCTGTCGTCTTTTATTAGCTCCTCAGAGGGTCTATCATCGGAATGACTGCCGCCAGCCAAAGCATCGCCACCTCCAGCCTTTTGAGAATCACCTTTTGAAGGTTCTGATATATGCGTTTTACCATCAACACATCTTTCAGATTCCTCGGCAATATTGGTTTCCATGGGTTCATCAGTGTTGGGGAGGTCTGACCCACCAACTTCCAACTTCTGATCATCACTGTTGGGGAGGTGTGACCCACCAACCTCCCGCAATGGATCATTTCTGTCAAACTCTTTAGCAAACTCCATATTGCCCTCATTCAACGTAGAGCCAGTATCCGTAACAGCAGGATCAGATGTTAGAGAACATTGAGTTTGCTTTACAACATTAATTGATTTAACAGAGCCAAACCTACAGGATCAGAAGAAAACTTTCCAAATCAGTAATGAGTTGACAAGGAGAATTAAAAAGCAATGACATTAAGAAAAATGACTTCTCATAAATGACCTGGCACACTCCAATCTGATGTCTTCCAATAATTCTTCCAGTTCTGCTTCAGACAAAGAATTGAGTACATTTGCATCCACCTGGAAGGAACAAGATGATTAGACGAAAGAATTTAGTAACCCCCTGGTAAGTGTTTTTGCAACATCTAAGAAGTATAATTCCAATAACATATGAAAACAACAATGCCTCAAATCACAAGCAAGTTGGGTTCGACTATCTAAATATTATAAAAGTTTAAGCCCATTCTCAGGTACAATATTCTACAAGTTTAGTTTCTCTAGCACTAGAAGTTCTCTACAATTTCTACTAGTATCTACATTGTTTACTGGCATAACAAACTGAATATTTTTTCTTATGGAAAATAAACTTTAAGTCACCAGGATAATAAAGACATACCACATTTTTCAGCTTTAGTACTTCCGTGTGCTTCTCCAAAAGTGGCTTCGCATGCTGGGGAATCCGGTATAAAGGTGTATTCTCATCTTTGTCCTGAGTATTATATGTGTATCTTTTGGTCAAACTCGTATTTCCAAGAAAAGATTAAAAATTGTACCTAAAGCCAAAGTAATCTGGATAAGAGGACTTGAGATAGTGTACCAGTAAAGCAGTATCTGGGATAGCCTGAACAACAGCTAACACTTTTCCACCCAACTTCATACCATTAAGACCAGCACAAGCTTTAAGAGTAACTGAATGGTCAACATACTGAAATGGTTGAAATAAATACTTTAAGATCAATAAAAGACGCAAGAGAAACTTGACCTTGGAGAAGATTTGAGATTTCACAGCACTTGAGTCAAGGAGAAATACAAGGGACGGAGAGGCTCATGATGTAACAAAGTAAGGTATCTAGCTACCAAGTTTACTATTGAAGTGATAGTGATGCACAATCCAAAGCATGGTCAAAAAATATTATAAAAGGAATACTCTACCTGCAATAAGAATGAGGTCACGCATAAATGAAGCTTGTGTGGTGCACTAAGTGTGGCAAGCTACTTTTGGCACTAAAAAGAGTTTTTTATTCACTGGAGAATTGGCACAAGCACCACTAAAAACAGGGTTATTCATTCTCAACTATTGAAAGGGACAAAGAGGGCTTGTGAAGTACTCTGCAGAACACTGGGAAGGAAAGGAATAAAAGTCTGATGGCTAGAAAATCTGATAAAATAGTTAAGAGCTCCTCTAATCCATTTGATTTAATTTCATCCGAAAGATGATATATTTGGCATTGGCACACATTGATCAAATTGATGTGGAAGCTCACACCTGGATCTGAAGCAGTATTGGTTGTTCTAGAGCAACTGTTTGGCAACTGGTAGAAGTTTTCGCTtgtctttcaattttttttttttaacttacttGTCCTACCCTTAGAGAAGCAAAGTAGCAGAACGAGAAGAGAAAACTTACAACAAAAAGAAGATTTCAAAGGGGATATAACATGCTGTTGCCTGAAGAATTTGATAACACTGCCCTATTTTTACCAGGCAGAATGGATTTTATTCATTAAAAAAAAGATAAAGTTTTATCAATACATAGTAGCAAGATGGTGCATAATAAATCCCAATTTAAGCTAGGCATACAACCACGACGCCTGTCAAGGCAACAGTTACGAGGTCATATATAATCTTTCCTTGGACAATTTCTACAACACATTTGCATACATGTCTATATTCAACTTTATTCACTCCCATGCTCTTTACATGCTTAAAGTGGTATCATTTTGTTTGGCACAATGGACCACCTCCTTTTTAAAATGTAAGAAGAACTAGTTTTCCTTCATTCCCCTTCCATCCCAGTGAAGATTATCCAGTAATTCACTAAAAGGAAAATAATCTTAGCCAGCAAACTATGAAGTGTACCAAAGAATTTAAGAGTTAAGACTGCTTGTTGCATAAAAGCTACCTTTGAACCAGAAGGAACATGCATTTCAGAAAAGAAAAGGATGCTTCATTAATATGAGAAAGGTATATCCAATAATCCGAGAGTACCTCAAGAAATGCACAAGGTTCATTGAGATCTGAATTTATCCTGAAATGGTAGGCTTTCAAAGGTCCAAAGGCTTTGGCAATCTCCATAAGCTGAAATAGCATCAAGTAAGATCAAATTCACTAGAAAGTCCGATATTCCATTGTTCCTTCTTTTTAATTAAGGAAAGGTTTCAAGACATATTTAGTCTTACCATCTCTGATGAAATAGTTCTTGAAATTCCACCAACAAAAATCTGCAACATGTAATCAAAAACTTGTTATGAAAGGGGAACGGGAACAACAGGGATGGAACAAACTTGAGAATATGAGAAGAATCTAACAATAAATAGACAACAAGAGACATACTGTATGACCAAATTTTGAAGAACTACTTGTGGAAGCCAAATTAAACAAAAATATTTTGAAGGTCACAAATGTGACTCGTCAAAGAGTCAAGGCAAACACCAACAAAGAAGAAAAGCAATCAAAATGTAACGTCCTCACAATCCCACAGGATTCAAATGAGGAGTTATGCATCTCATCTTAACAGTGAGGGAAAAATCATTTGATAAGGAGTGAAGGAACATTCATTCATCAACATCATAAGAAAATCAAACACAAATTTCATAATCTGTAACCTCACTGTCCAACATATAATTGAGCTAAATGAAATTCTTGCATTGCAGTAGCATAGAACAGCTTTTGATGAATTTTCTCAACAGATGGAACATTCTTTCTTTATATGCAAGTCTCGTATGACAAGATACATAAAAGTGCAGCGCACAGCAGATATTATTGGTCTCAATTCTCAAACCTATTGTCCTATTTCAATTTCACTTCCCTAGTATAGAGGCTTCTCCCACTACCtattcctgttttttttttttttttttttggggggggggggggggggtggtaagtgttttattttacactttttttttttttttgaacccgATAAGTTGTGTTATATTTTACATCTTTTTTGTACTACAGTTCAAAAACATCTATGAAAGACCGTGATTCTTGTTTACACTAAAAGTACAATGCAAAAGGAAAACGCAATAAAGGACTTTAGCTGCCTTCAAAAGTTCTATCATTCCTTCCTAAGAGTTTAAGCTAAAATACACAAAAATGTGTTTTGCTACACATATTTTGAAATACCTAAAAAGTTCTTTTTCAACTATAATTAACAAGAGCTCAAACTCATGAAAAGTAAACTCTTACAGTAATATTTAGTAAAAGCAACTTTTCAACTATTAATAAGTCCTGCTAAATCAGATAGGCCAAACTAACTGAAACTGACAAGACAGGTCTGTATTTGTCGAAGAAAGAAAGAACGAACGATGGACATTGCAACTACAAGGATATGGCACAAGTGTATGACGAACCCAGTTCAAACAGGCAGGATTAATGTCAATCTGAAATCATTTGTGTTGTTTCACATGCATACCTTATAAGGCGAATTCTCTACAGTGTCATCTATCCTATCAGCTACAGCCACTGACTTCTGAGGAACACCAGTCTGCATGAAAATAGCAACTGTCTGAAAACCTGCTACATGAATAATGACCACAGTATACCTCAGATACTGAATACAAGAGCAGAATACATCACAGTTTCAACATAAAGTGGTAGCACCTCCTTCCTACTACTTAAATACACAATTTAATGCATTGACAAATTGTAGAAAATACAGAGCAAGAAATGTTCTACATTAACAAAAGTCCCCTACCACAATTTCCATATTTTactatttcactttatttgagaTAACTCAACTATATATCCTCCTCCTTCCATTTATGCAGTGGCATCCACTATCCTCATTAGcaaccaccatcatcatcatccaaTATCCAATTAAACAGAGTTAAAGCATCCCCTGTGCTGAGATATGAGGTGAAGGGTATTGAGGGTACTATAAGAGAAGATCAGAAGGACTTCCTATCAATAACATCCTAAACATATGATAAACCAAACCTTGCTGCCTATATTGCTGCTAACAACAGCTAAGGGACTCTATGAAATTGGTATCAGGTTCATCAGAGGTTATCTTCCACACTGAACAATCCTTCAAGCATTGCGGACAAGTCCAACCTCTTCAGGCATCCTACTCTTTGACTAGATAAAGACCTTACTTTTCTTTCTGATATAGATGGACACCTTGCTTTTTACCTGCAAGCACACATTTGCTGGGGAATTTTGTTTGTTGCCTATCTATTTAATCTTGATCATAGGTCAAGAATGTATTTAGAGTAGTATGTATTACAGGAGAAAGAGCAGCTGTGATCAAGATAGACTGCATATTGCATACCACACAGATTTTAACCCAACTACCCAAATGATCATAGTTCAAGACTGCATATTGCATGCCACaaggaaagagaagaaaatcagATTCATTTAAATAAGAACACAATTTTTTCATCCCATCAGAATAGCCTTATTTATACCCACTTAGAACTTCCCATTAAGATGACAAAATTAAGTACACAACCTATTTCACATAAAGGGGTGCTTGGGAAATTAAGTACACAACCTATTTCACATGCTCGTAAGGAGAATTACAGTCAAAAGAAAAGGCATATTGTCTCCACCCATTATCAAAGGGTGTTCAGGAAATTTACCAAGTAACCTTGAGCAAACTTTCTTCAGCAATGTCTATATAGGTGGACACTGGAATTTGATTACTAGTTGCTACTTATGATCAATAAGAATTGGCAACCGAACTTCAATTCAAACCACTTTTAACCCAACACTGGCAACCAAATTTTAACTCAAAAAGCTTTTGACCAAGCTCAGTTTTAGCGCTAGTGGTATTCAATACTTTTCTTTTTCAAATCACCTTGAACCCACACAGATTTTAACCCAACTACCCAAATGAAAATGAGTTGTCACTTTTTAACCGTCACTGAAATTTAGATAGACTGCATATTGCATGCTATATCACACAAGTTAATATGCAAAATACCATCAGCTTCCCACATGTTCGATATGATATCAGCAAGAAAAAGCAAAAATGGTCAGTCTGAAAGACAAGCGCAAATCTACAAAGAGTATCATGGTTATAATTCTTACAGCCACTTCGACGAAGTCTTTTGGGCGTCTGATTTTAAGAATAGAACCAGAGAACGATCTGCCATCAAAAGAAAGTGCAGCAGAAGCATCCTCGGGGGTTAAAAATTCTAAAAGAGCTTGACACTTCTCCTTGTTTATCTGCAGTGAATAACAGTAAGCAACGCAAATCTCCATCCTGCTTAGAACACGAATAGAAGAAGAAAACATACCATACAGCTGATACATGGTTGTGTTCCTTGAATGCAATTAACTCCTGAAGACAGCAAGAAATTATTAATCCAGTCCAGAATATCTTTCTCAGAGGCAGAGTTTGGCAAGTTCTCCACATAAAGCCTTCTCATAGGTCGTGTGGCTTGTGTCAGCTGGACGGAATCAATTGCATGTATAGATGACGATAAGTAATTATATGAAAGGACAGCAGCCTTTGTCGTGAATGAACTAGCAGGAACCACGCTAGGGAGCTGGCGTGTGTTTGGTATTACAGACTGCATTGAAGACTTAACAGTAGAAGGGACAGGACTAGTAACACTGGTTCCAGCTGAGGCAGGTGGTAGATCCCACCCAGCAGCTTTTCGTTCCGGAGAGCGAGTAGTTGGGGGAGGAGTTTTAGCAGCAGCCTCTGATTTCCTCTTTCTTGGTGAATAGCCACCAAGGCCACTTGCAGATTCTTCATGGCGGTTCGAGTGGCTATCTGAACCATTGCTGGATATCTTTTTATCCAGATCATAATGTGATCTCCCAGATTTATCTTTGGAAGAATGTGAGGAAAACTCACCACGCTCTCTGAGATCATGAGATAAATGCTTACGTACTCTTGGTGAACCAGAACGAGACCTTCTACCTCGATCTCTATCATTCTCTCGACTTCTTGACCTTCTTCTCTTTGGTCTTTCTTCCTCTAGATGAGTCCGAGAAGCTTCAACCCTTCCAGTAATTTCAGATTTCACTGAACTGTTTTTTCTATCGGCATTCTTGTCTCTGTTTCTCTCCTCATCATCACTTCTCCTTCTACCTGATTCAGACTTTTCTTTAGTTCTGTCAGCATAACTATCTCTCCTTCCGTGATTCCTTGAATGCCTTTTCTCAGCCTCATTCAGAAGAGCATCATTTTTCTCCTCGTCATCACTTCGGTGCTTCCTTCTACCTGACTCAGACTTTTCTTTAGTTCTGTCAGCATAACCATCTATCTGTCCGTGATTTCTTGAATGCCTTTTCTCAGCCTCATTCAGAAGAGCATCATTTCTCTCCTCCTCATCACTTCGGTGCTTCCTTCTAGCTGATTCGGACTTTTCTTTAGTTCTGTCAGCATAACTATCTACCCGTCCGTGATTCCTTGAATGCCTTTTCTCAGCCTCATTCAGAGGAGCATCATTTCTCTCCTCATCATCCCTTTGGAGCTTCCTTCTCCCTGATTCAGACTTTTCTTTAGTTCTGTCAGCAGAACTATCTATCCGTCCGTGATTTCTTGAATGCCTTTTCTCAGCCTCATTCAGAAGAGCATCACTTGGCATTTCCATATCTTTCCTTTTCCTGTATGACTGTCTCCCATCCTTACCAAGAGTTTTGTCTTTTCTTCCCTCATCGTGTCTTCCGTCAGTTTTATCTGCTGATTTCTCCTTCCGGGCAAAATCTCTTGAATGTCTTTTACTAGTTTCATTTCCAgaaccatcaataaaatcctgatcTTTTCTTCTCGGGACAAGACAATCTTTATCGGTGTTGCTACCTGCTAATCTCTCATTGCTTACATATTTATTCATTGACGTCTTTGATTTGATTtctgattctctactttctctatGTTTATCCCCTGCAAATTTATCAGCCATCATATTATCCTCTGTTGGAGTTGGCCCTAACTTCCTAGAATCCTCCGAAGTATGCCTGGAAGCACTAGGTAATGACTCGTAGCGGTATCGCTCAGGTTCCAAACAATCAGTGGTCTTCTTAGGCCTGTCTACTTCACGTGATACACTGTCAGCTTCTACAAAATTGTTCTGAGTGTCCCTTTCCTCTTCCTTACTTTTCCTTCTAAGCATAATTTCATCAAAACTGAGAGGTCTTGTCCTAGCTGATGTGCCATCACTGCTGTCACCCTTTGATGAACTACGTTTACCATTCTTATCTTTTTGCCGACTGGATCCCATAATACTAACCTACCAAGAAGCTAGCAATCTTTCAATGAACTCCTCGGCAATTGGGACAAATAAGGATATGTCACCATCTGCCTAGATGTTGAAGTCACAGACTCATGGTCATGCATCAAATCGAAACACATTCAAAGGACGAAAATAGCTGCACGCAAGGAAAACAAATCCATCATACCTTCTAGTTGATTGACCATGCATCTAATTGTAAGAAACAGTAGTATCATAGTTTTTTAGCTCAAGTTTGACAAAAgggcatccacaacaacaacaacatcccagtgtaatcccaccaggtggggtctggggagggtagagtgtacgcagaccttacctcaaccttttgaggggtagagaggctgtttccgatagacccccgGCTCAAAGAGAGATGGAAAAGCATCAGGAATGATAAACAGTAATAATAAGCAGTAATAGCAGCAAGATAATATGATAAATAACATAGTAAAAGAAGCAATCAAATAGTGCTAGCGACAAGAACAAGCAATTTAAAGCAGTATAAAAGGCATCCACAATGTTCTACTCCAACAATTTTCTGCAGAACTGCAATATTTATACAAGAAAAGAGAATTTCTCCAAACCACTTCATCACAAATCGTTGTCCCAAGGTTGTATTCATGTTTTCAGGCAAGGGATTCTGTGTATTTTTATAATGGTTAAGAAAAGAAAAGCATGTCTGGGGGTCTTGCTCATGTCCCTATCAGAAGAGCTGCTACAATCCTAATTTAATGATACCTTCACACCTCGGGCTCTCGGATACCCTGTTAGTTGAATGGGATAAGAATACATACAGTGCATACGACTTCTCTTCATTTAAAGGTTCATTTTATCATTTTCTCCCTTTAGTAAGATACATCTATAACTAAGAGAAAACATCATCTTTGGCAAAATTTGAGGAACCTAAGTCATTTATAGCTCGTGAACACCAGAAATGACAACAAATTACTGCAATACCATAAAGGAAAACTCCACCAAAAAGCTTTGCAGCCCAGTTTCTCTCTTAATTTAGATTACAGAGCTTAACAAGTTGAGAAGCTCGCCAagcacacaatttttttttattttttatttttgaaatgataataaTTATTGTTGTCAGAACAGCACTAAGAAGGTGCTGCTGACATCCAAAAGAAGAAcacaaattaattaaaaataagtaAGAGAACAAAGATACAGATTATACCACATTAGGATTAGAAATTATCTGCAACCAAGCCAGTAAGAATCAGATCTCAACTTCAACTGGAACAGAAATTATCAAAGTTCTTCCAAAACCATTATGGCTTAGCAAGCTAAGACTACTAGTTTAACTGATAATGCTCAAAATGCATTGCAATCAACACATTACCACAGGTTGCAATGTGGAGAACACAAAGCATGAAAGAAAATTCAGGCCACAATAAATGCTTAGTAGTTAGTAGTAACCAGTAGACCTAGGCTAAACATGTAAACATCCAGGAGTCCCGTTTTTACCCTAGGTTATCGTGTCATTCAACATATCCAGCTTATGTTTTTTATAAAGAGAACATGTTGTGGCATAGTCTAGTCAATATTTAAGAATTTAAGGTACACTGCTTTTAACCACTTTTAATTTGCATGTATTTAATGTCAGATAACTTCCCATGTAGATAACAATCCTCAAAGCAGAAACTCTTATTTTCTATTTCCCCTATTTGAACCATAAATTTTCCCACAAAGAtgaaaaaagaatattttttccTCTGTTCTTTTCCCTTTTTCGGGAGTTCAGGAGAATGTGTAAGGTGCTGAGGGCCTGAGCTTGAGATAAATGCACATACTTCAGAAAAGTTATGACATCCAAAAGCTAAAAGTCTCAAATTAAATCACCACTCTGAGCAATGAACTACATGTTACTTCATTCACAAGGAGACACAGAACAAATGACTAACCAGGTAATTAATCCACTCCTCCGACTCGTGTCCTCTACCTATTAAGCAAAGAATCGAGCTATTACATCATTTTTACATATCCTTACTCATTCCCTCCTAAAAAAAAACTCCGCCTACGTGTCACATTGCTAATATCAAGGCCCAATAAAATGCAGTGTTGTGATGGACAGCTCAAAACAAGTTACTCCCTCcatttaatttgtttgtcttactttcccttTTAGTCTGTTTCGAAAAGAATGTCTCTACTTTCCACATGTTATGTTTAAGACaacaagattaaagggcattttggttTATTCTACGAGCCCGTTTgtcttagcttataagttgctgaaaacagcttataagctgtttttagcttttttgagtctttggctggccagcttataaaccattttgtgcttaaaataagcccaaaaaaataagttggcccgtttgcttagcttaaaaaagcagcttataagccaaaaaaaaataagttggggtttttggcttataagctgaaaaagctgctttttttaagctcatccaaacaggctctacaTATCTTTAGCTAACAACcaaaagattcaaaagtctcctcCTTTCTTAAACGTTGTaccaagtcaaaaccagacaaacaaattgaaacggaaggagtaatTTATACTGAATCTTAAAATATTCCCTCCTTAACAGCCATAAAACACATATCCAAAAATTCAGAATTCTGCAATGTGCACTGCCAATTCTAAATTACATAAAAGTCCTCACCAATGAAATTAAAAAAACACACAAATGTCAAATGAAATTTAAAATTGCAAAAATGACATATTTATAAGGAAATTTCGATCCTTAACACtgaggaaataaaaaaaaaaaaaaactgtaattAACTTAGCATTAATGAAATGATGGTGTGCTTATTCAAAAATACAAAATGCGATAAGTTATTGCCAGTTGTGTAACGAGCAACAGAAAGGGCTAATTTTGTTAAGTAAATAAAGCAAAGCAGTTAAAAAGTAAACAGCGAAAGTTAACTTACCAATAGTAAATCGCCGGAAAAGTTAAGAAAAAAAGGGATACAACTTGCAATTTCGATTATCGATTGTGTTGAATGGAATGTGTTCTGAGTAGAAAGCGGAACGAGAGGAAAAACCTAGGCACACATGCTAACAAGATATTATTATTATCGGTATTTATGTTTCCAATTATACCCCCATAATTACCTTTTTAACTTTCTTCTGCTAATTAGTTATTACTCCCTCGGTTAGCTTTTAcgttttagagcccgtttggattagcttattAACTTGATCAAATCAATTTATAAgtcattttttaatttatttagaaaaatagaaaataacttaaattaagttaaaataAGTTAAAATCAAGAATTTTCTCAATCTCAACTTTTTTGGGCTTAAAAGTTATTTtagtttgaccaacaactttacccttttatcctttatattttctattaatttcaaTACTACCCTTTCCTCTAAAAACtcgcacttttatccaaacacgtaaatgcttatttataaaataacttttagcacttaaaaagtactttaagcacttatgcttaaaagccacttttttGGCTAATCCAAATGGACTCTTATCCATCAACAAGTAATACTATAACTAAAATTTTCTTTTAAAGCAAACTAAGagaatatttttattattattaataataa includes these proteins:
- the LOC132610403 gene encoding uncharacterized protein LOC132610403 → MGSSRQKDKNGKRSSSKGDSSDGTSARTRPLSFDEIMLRRKSKEEERDTQNNFVEADSVSREVDRPKKTTDCLEPERYRYESLPSASRHTSEDSRKLGPTPTEDNMMADKFAGDKHRESRESEIKSKTSMNKYVSNERLAGSNTDKDCLVPRRKDQDFIDGSGNETSKRHSRDFARKEKSADKTDGRHDEGRKDKTLGKDGRQSYRKRKDMEMPSDALLNEAEKRHSRNHGRIDSSADRTKEKSESGRRKLQRDDEERNDAPLNEAEKRHSRNHGRVDSYADRTKEKSESARRKHRSDEEERNDALLNEAEKRHSRNHGQIDGYADRTKEKSESGRRKHRSDDEEKNDALLNEAEKRHSRNHGRRDSYADRTKEKSESGRRRSDDEERNRDKNADRKNSSVKSEITGRVEASRTHLEEERPKRRRSRSRENDRDRGRRSRSGSPRVRKHLSHDLRERGEFSSHSSKDKSGRSHYDLDKKISSNGSDSHSNRHEESASGLGGYSPRKRKSEAAAKTPPPTTRSPERKAAGWDLPPASAGTSVTSPVPSTVKSSMQSVIPNTRQLPSVVPASSFTTKAAVLSYNYLSSSIHAIDSVQLTQATRPMRRLYVENLPNSASEKDILDWINNFLLSSGVNCIQGTQPCISCMINKEKCQALLEFLTPEDASAALSFDGRSFSGSILKIRRPKDFVEVATGVPQKSVAVADRIDDTVENSPYKIFVGGISRTISSEMLMEIAKAFGPLKAYHFRINSDLNEPCAFLEYVDHSVTLKACAGLNGMKLGGKVLAVVQAIPDTALLDKDENTPLYRIPQHAKPLLEKHTEVLKLKNVVDANVLNSLSEAELEELLEDIRLECARFGSVKSINVVKQTQCSLTSDPAVTDTGSTLNEGNMEFAKEFDRNDPLREVGGSHLPNSDDQKLEVGGSDLPNTDEPMETNIAEESERCVDGKTHISEPSKGDSQKAGGGDALAGGSHSDDRPSEELIKDDSSDRLPVDGSVSARGSNCQEYSEVTPGVPPNEKNTGMVSETKDENANPSPLERLETNNESTVKEAMKSEEDNGSVDGASEPGFSSKELDAPEKLEKKEENSVDEVFEPGCVLVEFRRAEAACMAAHCLHGRLFDDRIVAVEYVPVDLYQTKFSKHK